A stretch of Eubalaena glacialis isolate mEubGla1 chromosome 10, mEubGla1.1.hap2.+ XY, whole genome shotgun sequence DNA encodes these proteins:
- the MCAM gene encoding cell surface glycoprotein MUC18 isoform X1, whose product MGRSGLICAFLIAACCCCRRAAGVPGEAEWPQPELVEVEVGGTALLKCGPSHSQGNFSHADWFSVHKEKPTLIFRVSQGQGQSEPGEYQNRLSLQDKGTTLALTGITPHDERIFLCQGKRPRSQGHRIQLRVYKAPEEPIIQVNALGISVNSEEPEEVATCVGRNGYPLPQVTWYKNSQSLKEEKNRVHIQSSQIVESSGLYTLRSVLKAQLTKEDKDAQFYCELSYRLPSGNHMKESREVTVPVFYPAERVWLEVEPEGMLKEGDRVEIRCLADGNPPPHFSISKQNLGTREMEEERTDDNGVLVLEPAQKEHSGLYECQGLDLETTASLLSDQQELVVNYVSEVRVSPAAPESQEGSSLTLTCEAESNQDLEFQWLREKTGKVLAKGPVLQLRNLKREAGGGYRCVASVPSVPGLNRTQLVNVAIFGSPWMALRERKMWVKENSVLNLSCEASGHPRPSIVWSVDGTASEQDQDPQSVLSVLNVLVTPELLETGAECVASNSLGRNTTVIILELDSNRTTSLSTSTVSPYARANSTSTEKKLTEPESKGVVIVAVTVCVLVLAVLGAVLYFFYKKGKLPCGRSGKQEMERNTSI is encoded by the exons ATGGGACGGTCCGGGCTCATCTGCGCCTTCCTGATCGCCGCCTGCTGCTGCTGTCGCCGCGCCGCGG gTGTGCCTGGAGAGGCTGAGTGGCCCCAGCCGGAGCTGGTGGAGGTGGAAGTGGGCGGCACGGCCCTTCTGAAATGTGGCCCCTCCCACTCCCAGGGCAACTTCAGCCACGCGGACTGGTTTTCT GTCCACAAGGAGAAGCCAACACTCATCTTCCGTGTGAGTCAGGGCCAGGGCCAGAGCGAACCTGGGGAGTACCAGAATCGGCTCAGCCTCCAGGACAAAGGGACTACTCTGGCCCTAACAGGCATCACCCCCCACGACGAGCGCATCTTCCTGTGCCAGGGCAAGCGCCCTCGGTCCCAGGGCCACCGCATCCAGCTCCGTGTCTACA AAGCTCCGGAGGAGCCAATCATCCAGGTCAATGCCTTGGGCATTTCTGTGAACAGTGAGGAGCCTGAGGAG GTCGCCACCTGCGTGGGGAGGAATGGGTACCCCCTTCCTCAAGTCACCTGGTACAAGAACAGCCAGTCCCTGAAGGAGGAGAAGAACC GGGTCCACATCCAGTCATCCCAGATCGTGGAGTCGAGTGGTCTGTACACCTTGAGGAGCGTTCTGAAGGCACAGCTGACCAAGGAGGACAAAGATGCCCAGTTTTACTGCGAGCTCAGCTATCGGCTGCCCAGTGGGAACCACATGAAGGAATCTAGGGAGGTCACTGTCCCTGTTTTCT ACCCGGCAGAGAGAGTGTGGCTGGAAGTGGAGCCTGAGGGGATGCTGAAGGAGGGGGACCGCGTGGAAATCAGGTGTTTGGCTGATGGCAACCCTCCGCCCCACTTCAGCATCAGCAAGCAG AACCTCGGCACCAGGgagatggaggaagagaggaCCGATGACAATGGGGTCCTGGTCTTGGAGCCTGCCCAGAAGGAGCATAGCGGCCTCTACGAATGTCAGGGCCTGGACTTGGAAACCACGGCATCGCTGCTGAGCGACCAACAGGAGCTGGTGGTGAAct ATGTGTCTGAAGTCCGGGTGAGCCCCGCAGCCCCCGAGAGCCAGGAGGGCAGCAGCCTCACCCTGACCTGTGAGGCAGAGAGTAACCAGGACCTTGAGTTCCAGTGGCTGAGAGAAAAG ACAGGCAAGGTGTTGGCAAAGGGGCCTGTGCTCCAATTACGCAACCTGAAACGGGAGGCAGGGGGAGGCTACCGCTGCGTGGCATCTGTGCCCAGCGTTCCCGGCCTGAACCGCACCCAGCTCGTCAACGTGGCCATTTTCG GGTCCCCGTGGATGGCGCTAAGGGAGAGGAAGATGTGGGTGAAGGAGAACTCAGTGCTGAATCTGTCCTGTGAAGCATCAGGGCATCCTCGGCCCAGCATCGTCTGGAGCGTCGATGGCACG GCCAGTGAACAGGACCAAGATCCGCAGAGTGTCCTGAGCGTCCTGAATGTCCTTGTGACCCCAGAGCTGTTGGAGACAGGCGCTGAGTGCGTGGCCTCCAACTCCCTGGGCAGAAACACCACTGTCATTATCCTGGAGCTGG ACTCCAACAGAACCACTAGCCTCAGCACCTCCACCGTCAGTCCCTATGCCAGAGCCAACAGCACCTCCACAG